In Dehalococcoidales bacterium, a genomic segment contains:
- a CDS encoding VTT domain-containing protein: protein MNETEKDSQETPAECKPSWVKTRLFPILMLTFIVAIVVGVFLAYKYNPNLIEDLKGYGYLGTFVISVILNASVVLPVGNFAIIAVLGATLPSPTMVGLAGGLGAAIGEMTGYLAGFGGQALVANKTNRLYLKLEAALCKHGAPAIFVLSIFPFAFDIVGCIAGALRYPIWKFFIACWLGRTILYTAISWGSALGLQFILDFVN, encoded by the coding sequence ATGAACGAAACAGAGAAGGACTCGCAAGAAACCCCGGCGGAGTGTAAGCCTTCGTGGGTAAAAACCAGACTTTTCCCGATATTGATGCTGACCTTTATCGTGGCGATTGTTGTCGGCGTTTTTCTGGCTTATAAATATAACCCGAACTTGATTGAGGACCTCAAAGGTTACGGCTATCTCGGAACATTTGTTATCAGCGTAATCCTGAATGCTTCCGTTGTTCTGCCGGTGGGCAACTTTGCGATTATTGCCGTTTTAGGAGCTACCCTCCCTTCACCGACAATGGTGGGGCTGGCAGGCGGGCTGGGAGCCGCCATCGGTGAAATGACCGGCTATCTCGCCGGTTTTGGCGGACAGGCCTTGGTTGCCAATAAAACCAATCGTCTGTACCTTAAGTTGGAAGCGGCTCTCTGTAAACACGGGGCCCCGGCAATCTTTGTGCTTTCGATATTCCCCTTTGCTTTCGATATCGTCGGTTGTATTGCCGGCGCATTACGTTACCCGATTTGGAAATTTTTTATTGCCTGCTGGCTCGGCAGAACCATCTTGTATACTGCCATCTCTTGGGGCAGCGCTTTGGGCTTGCAGTTTATACTTGATTTCGTTAACTGA
- a CDS encoding MFS transporter has translation MTQKQTDATTAPRSFGKWDYLKITVLVFATTGLWQAMHSLILPIRILDFIPESEKNTYLGLMTFTGLILAMLLQPVFGAISDRVGFRMGRRRPFIIIGGLCLLLFLPGIGLAESYAVLFSIYCVMQIASNAVQGAHQGLIPDLVPEGKKGQASGVKGFVEMMGGVVLIYIIGKLIDNYAAGGGDQWLWLSILIPSAVLLVCILITALAVKENPGSGESRISIKEVLINTFKIDLKMNRKFLWFLASRLFFFAGLGIIQQFALYFLMHIGVPDPASAAAQFLILAIVGMLIVVYPAGRLSDRIGRVPIAVISALIGAFGVLLIILTKDYNIIMIAAGFIGVALGGFTSTNWAMAIDLIEEGQEARYLGIANMATAGAGALARLIGPIIDFFEKQSFGMGYQVMLFTCLVFFLAGGLVLLRIKKIS, from the coding sequence ATGACACAGAAACAGACTGACGCTACAACTGCCCCCCGCTCTTTCGGTAAGTGGGATTATCTTAAAATCACTGTGCTGGTCTTTGCTACGACAGGGTTGTGGCAAGCGATGCACTCTTTAATCCTTCCCATTCGCATCCTCGATTTTATCCCCGAGTCCGAAAAAAACACATATCTCGGCTTAATGACGTTTACCGGCTTAATCCTTGCCATGCTGTTGCAGCCTGTTTTCGGGGCTATCAGCGACCGTGTCGGTTTTCGTATGGGAAGAAGACGCCCTTTTATAATTATCGGAGGCTTATGCCTGCTGCTCTTTTTACCGGGGATTGGGCTGGCGGAGAGCTATGCCGTACTGTTTAGCATTTATTGCGTAATGCAAATTGCAAGTAACGCCGTGCAAGGGGCGCACCAAGGGCTGATTCCCGATCTGGTTCCCGAGGGTAAAAAGGGGCAGGCTTCGGGGGTCAAGGGTTTTGTGGAGATGATGGGAGGGGTTGTCCTTATCTACATCATCGGCAAACTGATAGATAATTACGCCGCGGGCGGCGGTGACCAATGGTTATGGTTGTCGATTTTAATCCCCAGTGCGGTTTTACTTGTTTGTATATTAATTACCGCCTTAGCCGTTAAAGAAAATCCGGGGAGCGGCGAAAGCCGTATTTCAATCAAAGAAGTTCTGATTAACACCTTTAAGATTGACCTCAAAATGAACCGCAAGTTTTTATGGTTTTTAGCTTCGCGCCTCTTCTTTTTTGCCGGTTTGGGGATAATCCAACAGTTTGCTCTTTATTTTTTGATGCATATCGGCGTTCCCGACCCGGCATCGGCGGCGGCTCAATTTTTAATACTGGCGATTGTCGGAATGTTAATTGTTGTTTATCCGGCAGGCAGATTATCGGATCGCATCGGGCGTGTGCCGATTGCCGTAATATCCGCTTTAATCGGGGCATTCGGGGTGCTTTTAATAATTTTAACCAAAGACTATAACATCATTATGATTGCCGCCGGATTTATCGGGGTGGCGTTGGGCGGTTTTACAAGCACAAACTGGGCAATGGCAATCGATTTAATAGAAGAAGGCCAGGAAGCGCGTTATCTTGGGATTGCCAATATGGCGACTGCCGGAGCGGGAGCCTTGGCGCGTCTGATTGGGCCGATAATCGATTTCTTTGAAAAACAGAGTTTTGGTATGGGATACCAAGTTATGCTTTTTACATGCCTTGTTTTCTTTTTGGCCGGAGGGCTGGTCCTTCTGCGGATTAAAAAAATCAGTTAA
- the argC gene encoding N-acetyl-gamma-glutamyl-phosphate reductase, which yields MEKIKVGILNVSGYAGVELARLLVCHPGVQLVSVTGRSTAGKKLAEVFPHLAGLTELVIESELSDVDFAFAAMPHKESAPEVIKLIERGTKVVDISADFRLSNPADYDEWYGFTHPSPELLDKAVYGLPELYRKDIAGADLVANPGCYPTGAILAMAPAVKYGIAEDDIIIDSKSGLSGAGRTLTIGTHYAEANEDTTAYALKGHRHMPEIAQELSFLGEEVVNVTFVPHLVPMTRGILSTCYARLRDEFVTKEDMQAEITALYKDFYKNEPFVKVVDAPPHSKNTWGSNICHVYPFIDSRTGRLIVVSSIDNLIKGASGQAIQNMNIMSGFAEVTGLDSPPIYP from the coding sequence ATGGAAAAGATAAAGGTTGGGATTTTAAACGTTAGCGGATATGCCGGTGTGGAACTTGCCCGTTTGCTTGTGTGTCATCCCGGTGTCCAGCTTGTTTCGGTTACGGGGAGAAGTACCGCCGGGAAGAAGCTTGCGGAAGTCTTTCCGCATTTGGCAGGTCTTACCGAGCTGGTGATAGAATCGGAGCTTAGTGATGTGGATTTTGCGTTTGCGGCGATGCCCCATAAAGAAAGCGCGCCGGAGGTTATTAAACTTATTGAGCGCGGTACGAAAGTGGTTGATATCAGCGCCGATTTCCGTTTAAGTAATCCCGCCGATTACGATGAATGGTATGGTTTTACTCACCCGTCACCGGAACTGCTGGATAAAGCGGTTTACGGCTTACCCGAGCTTTATCGTAAAGATATTGCCGGCGCTGATTTGGTTGCTAACCCGGGTTGCTATCCGACCGGTGCAATTTTAGCGATGGCACCGGCGGTGAAATACGGCATAGCAGAAGATGATATCATTATCGACAGCAAATCGGGGCTGTCCGGTGCCGGACGGACTTTAACTATCGGTACCCATTATGCGGAAGCAAACGAAGATACTACCGCTTATGCCTTAAAAGGTCATCGACATATGCCCGAAATCGCACAGGAATTATCTTTTTTGGGTGAAGAAGTTGTAAACGTAACTTTTGTTCCGCACCTTGTGCCGATGACGCGCGGTATTCTATCCACCTGTTATGCCCGGCTAAGAGATGAGTTTGTGACCAAAGAAGATATGCAGGCGGAAATTACCGCTCTTTACAAAGATTTTTACAAAAATGAACCCTTTGTTAAAGTGGTTGACGCCCCGCCGCATAGCAAAAACACTTGGGGCAGTAATATTTGCCATGTTTATCCCTTTATCGATAGCCGAACAGGCCGCCTGATTGTGGTTAGCTCAATTGATAACCTTATTAAGGGCGCTTCGGGGCAGGCAATTCAAAATATGAATATTATGTCCGGTTTTGCCGAGGTTACCGGCCTTGATTCCCCGCCGATTTATCCGTAA
- a CDS encoding homocitrate synthase, translating into MPKIYLIDVTNRDGVQTAKLGLSKLEKTMINLLLDEMGIFQSEFGFPTTRHESNYLQANLELAKIGAFKNIRLEGWVRAMAADIELAYKLVPGLEHLNLSISTSDQMIDGKFKGRKNRDDIINDMIEAIETARAHGTKTIGVNAEDASRTDLDYLIKFAKAAKAHGADRLRYCDTLGYDNPFSIYDAAKALSENVQMPIELHCHGDLGMAVATSIAGAKGVIDGGQDAYINTTVNGIGERCGNADLVATILAITKSKGFNEKYKLGGDVDLSKAYKISKFASYAFEVPIPINQPGVGANAFAHESGIHADGVLKDPENYELYGFEELGRGDPELVETGREICTGEYSGISGFSHVMGTLSMCFKDRDEANKVLELVRYANVAAQKPLNEDELKFIATYPDIAKKLLTLTPLE; encoded by the coding sequence ATGCCAAAAATTTATTTAATTGATGTAACCAACAGAGACGGTGTTCAAACCGCCAAGTTGGGTCTCTCCAAGCTGGAGAAGACAATGATTAACCTGCTCTTGGATGAGATGGGGATATTCCAATCGGAATTCGGATTCCCGACCACCAGACATGAATCCAACTACTTACAAGCCAACCTCGAACTTGCCAAAATCGGCGCCTTCAAAAATATCCGGCTTGAGGGTTGGGTTAGGGCAATGGCCGCCGATATTGAGCTAGCCTATAAATTAGTGCCGGGGCTTGAGCATCTTAATTTGTCTATCTCTACTTCCGATCAAATGATCGACGGCAAATTCAAAGGCAGAAAGAATCGTGATGATATTATCAACGATATGATAGAAGCCATTGAAACCGCCAGAGCGCACGGAACCAAAACCATCGGCGTCAATGCCGAAGATGCTTCCAGAACGGATTTGGATTATCTGATTAAATTCGCCAAAGCCGCCAAAGCGCACGGCGCCGATCGCTTAAGATATTGCGACACACTGGGCTACGATAATCCTTTCTCGATTTATGACGCTGCCAAAGCACTGTCCGAAAACGTACAGATGCCGATTGAGCTGCACTGCCACGGGGATCTCGGAATGGCGGTTGCAACGTCGATTGCCGGGGCTAAAGGGGTTATTGACGGCGGACAAGACGCTTACATTAACACCACGGTTAACGGAATCGGCGAACGCTGCGGCAATGCCGATTTAGTGGCCACGATTTTGGCCATTACCAAATCAAAAGGATTTAACGAAAAATACAAACTGGGCGGTGATGTTGATCTTTCCAAGGCTTACAAAATTTCTAAATTTGCCAGCTACGCCTTTGAAGTTCCCATTCCCATTAACCAGCCGGGCGTCGGAGCCAATGCGTTTGCTCACGAATCGGGCATCCATGCCGACGGTGTGCTGAAGGACCCCGAAAATTACGAACTCTACGGTTTTGAAGAACTGGGCAGGGGCGACCCCGAACTGGTCGAAACCGGCAGGGAAATATGTACCGGTGAGTACAGCGGAATTTCGGGTTTTAGCCATGTTATGGGCACGCTTTCGATGTGCTTTAAAGACAGAGACGAAGCCAATAAAGTGCTGGAACTGGTAAGGTATGCCAATGTTGCCGCACAAAAACCGCTTAACGAGGATGAGCTTAAGTTTATTGCCACCTATCCCGATATCGCCAAAAAGTTGCTCACTCTCACTCCGTTGGAATAA
- a CDS encoding endonuclease III domain-containing protein: protein MIRNIYDKLLAAYGPQNWWPAETPFEVMIGAVLTQSTAWSNVEKAIGNLKNADALSLQAIKEMSFPELAELIRPSGYYNAKARKLKALIYWLDENYSGDILQMRKADTNRLREDLLAVYGVGPETADSILLYALEKPVFVVDSYTKRIFSRIGLIDEECGYNDCQRLFTANLAADAVLFNEYHALIVKLAKEACNKKPVCTDCCLLQICNYGKNPAAKAKKP from the coding sequence ATGATTAGAAACATTTACGACAAACTTTTAGCGGCTTACGGGCCCCAGAATTGGTGGCCGGCCGAAACGCCGTTTGAGGTAATGATTGGGGCGGTATTAACGCAATCAACAGCGTGGAGTAACGTGGAAAAAGCGATTGGCAATTTAAAGAACGCCGATGCGCTTTCGCTCCAAGCAATTAAAGAAATGTCGTTTCCCGAACTTGCGGAGCTGATTAGACCCAGCGGCTACTATAATGCCAAAGCCCGTAAGCTGAAGGCATTAATTTACTGGCTGGATGAAAATTATTCCGGCGATATTTTGCAAATGCGCAAAGCGGATACCAATAGACTGAGGGAAGATCTGCTGGCAGTCTACGGCGTCGGTCCGGAAACAGCCGATTCGATTCTTTTATACGCTCTGGAGAAACCGGTTTTTGTTGTAGACAGCTACACCAAGCGCATTTTTTCGCGTATCGGCTTAATAGATGAGGAATGCGGTTATAATGACTGCCAAAGGCTTTTTACCGCAAATTTAGCGGCGGATGCCGTTCTGTTTAACGAATACCATGCTTTGATTGTAAAACTTGCTAAAGAGGCCTGTAACAAAAAGCCCGTTTGCACCGATTGCTGCCTTCTGCAAATTTGTAATTACGGGAAAAATCCGGCAGCAAAAGCTAAAAAGCCCTAG
- a CDS encoding Sir2 family NAD-dependent protein deacetylase — protein MDQYHNPKVDKIAELILQSRRLTFFTGAGASTESGIPDFRGPGGIWGRFDPEDFSYERFLKNPNARRRQWKLFKELSISAEPNNAHLAIAELHHLGKLDSVITQNIDNLHQKAGVPEELVLELHGNMRSFTCLGCGKYYPFQLIMTENAEDNPPHCKECGGILKANVVFFGEPLPEDILNEAIKRACSSDLMIVIGSGLTVYPASYIPAYAVNSGSNLVIINLTPTPFDDQACIIVNAKAGETMFAVVEQVKDRLMYK, from the coding sequence ATGGACCAATACCATAATCCTAAAGTAGATAAAATTGCGGAATTAATCCTGCAATCAAGACGTTTAACCTTTTTTACCGGCGCCGGAGCCAGCACGGAATCCGGAATACCCGATTTTCGCGGCCCGGGCGGTATTTGGGGACGTTTTGACCCCGAAGACTTTTCTTACGAAAGATTTTTGAAAAACCCCAATGCCAGGCGCAGACAATGGAAACTCTTTAAAGAACTTAGCATTTCCGCCGAGCCCAATAACGCTCACCTGGCGATAGCCGAACTTCATCACTTGGGGAAGCTGGACAGCGTTATAACCCAAAATATTGATAACCTGCACCAAAAAGCCGGTGTCCCCGAAGAACTCGTTTTGGAACTGCACGGGAATATGCGCTCGTTTACATGTTTGGGTTGCGGCAAATATTACCCGTTTCAACTGATAATGACCGAGAACGCAGAGGATAACCCTCCGCACTGCAAAGAATGCGGCGGAATTTTGAAAGCCAACGTAGTCTTTTTCGGTGAGCCGTTACCGGAGGATATTTTAAACGAAGCCATCAAGCGCGCCTGTTCAAGTGATTTGATGATTGTTATCGGCTCAGGTCTGACGGTCTACCCCGCCTCTTACATACCGGCCTATGCGGTAAATTCCGGCTCGAATTTGGTAATTATTAACCTTACTCCCACCCCGTTTGACGATCAAGCCTGTATCATCGTTAATGCTAAAGCGGGAGAAACAATGTTTGCCGTTGTGGAACAAGTTAAAGACAGGTTAATGTATAAGTAA
- a CDS encoding B-box zinc finger protein codes for MEPLKCAKHPNTETNLLCGKCEKPICPKCMVETPVGMRCSECARINKLPTFQVNNKQMLLAVSVGLLIALVYGFLWGVISLFVRFIFLNLLFGAGAGFVISEGMSRVINRKRGTKLVIAACILVFLSGLVSVTAVFGTAIFTAPLLMMLYFASIVFGIYVAFNRLR; via the coding sequence ATGGAGCCCTTAAAATGTGCCAAGCATCCCAATACCGAAACGAATTTATTATGCGGGAAATGCGAAAAACCGATTTGCCCGAAGTGCATGGTGGAAACGCCGGTCGGTATGCGCTGTTCGGAATGCGCACGTATCAATAAACTGCCGACCTTTCAAGTAAATAACAAACAAATGCTTCTTGCCGTTTCCGTTGGGCTGCTGATTGCCTTGGTTTACGGTTTTCTGTGGGGCGTAATCAGTCTTTTTGTGCGTTTTATCTTTTTGAATTTACTGTTCGGTGCCGGAGCCGGTTTTGTAATCAGCGAAGGGATGAGCCGTGTTATTAACCGCAAGCGCGGTACTAAATTGGTAATTGCCGCCTGTATTTTGGTTTTTTTGAGCGGGTTGGTTAGCGTTACTGCCGTGTTTGGAACGGCGATATTTACCGCTCCCCTTTTAATGATGTTGTATTTTGCTTCGATTGTTTTCGGTATCTATGTCGCCTTTAATCGCCTGAGGTAA